The genomic DNA CTGTCCTGTACTCGGCCTTGTCCGGGCAGGTGAAGCCCTTCCAAGcgttaaggtgtgtgtgtacatgcccGTATtgactctctccctccactcttttATCGAGTTTTGAGGACCAGTCAAACAACTCTGTCTGGAGCAACTCCAAACCTGACCAACGGTCGTTAACCATCCCTGCTGTTGGCTGAGTGTACATGGGTCATAAATGAGTCATGGACGTGTTCTTTTGTAGCCTACGTTTATGGCTCTGATGAGAAAGACTGAAATTAAAGTTGAATCTGAAACTAGGCTACATCCCTGCGAGGTGCTAAAATCTAAAccatacatttcattttagtaATCTCGTGTTAGACTCATAACTCCCTTTAGTGATCATGATTCATTTGGCCTCAAGCCCTGAGTGAATCTGAACATCTTCAAGTCGTGGCCTCTCACTTTCTCACTGAAAAACGGGTCAGTTCCTTGCCTAGTTGTTGAGGAATTGTGTTGACAGGTGTGAACGTTCAGGGATTGGTATccatttataaatatatattttttactttactataaatatatattttttactaagCAATGATGTCAGTGAACACATCATGCAGCCTGCCGTCTCAGAGAACGGAGCGGTTGGGGGGGAATTGGTCAGTGTCGGCTGACTGGAATAGCCTGACTTCCACTGTAGCTCCGGTGGAGTGGCTAAGCATCAAAAGTAGCATTTTAAGAAATGTTTCTCTGAAGGCCATATCAGCAGTTGCCCAATCAACATGGTGTCTGACCATCCATGGTGTCCTTGTTGTAAGATCTTACAGGATGACATGAAGGAAAAAAAGATACAAGTTCTTAGTAATTGCTATTTTCTTAAATGttcatcttcctctctctgtcttcgcCGTCTTTCCAGTAACACTCCCCTGCCCTAATTACTTTCACACTCTCCCCCTCTTCTTTATCTAACTCTCCCTCGCTCATCTTTCTCAGATGCCCCTGAGCCCTCGGACACTGGCGTTCCTTCGTTATTAGAGGAGTGGGGGTCCCTTCCCCAGGTCAGGGGTCGTGAGGAGAGTCGTGACCTGCTGACCTGTGGGCAGTGCGATCAGGCCTTCCCTCTCGCCCGCATCCTGGCCTTCATCCAGCACAAACAGGGGGGCTGCCACTCCCGGAATCACGACCCCAACactcacacccctccctccccagccAACCGAACACAGCAACGCGGTGTTGTCACTCAGGTAGAGGCTGGGTTCGTGGAGCTGAGGAGAGTGACGGACAGGTCCAGAGGGGAGGAGCATAGTGTGAAGGTGGCGCCTAAAAGAACAGGTGAGTGCCGGCAGGTCCCTAATTAgttactttaaaaatatatatatatttcttgctTTTGTTTTCTTCTCCCCCCTTCCAGTCCAGCTCATTAACTGGGCGTTGCTGTGCTGCGGAGGTCTCTGAGTTAGCGACGCGCTGGGTAATTGTGTGGAAAGGTTAGGCAGCAGTGTTTTGAGGCCCCTGGGGGCCCCTGAGGGCTCCAATGCACCTGAGCTCCCCTCTATCTCCTTGACACACTCTCTCAGGTGAAGTGGCCAGGTAAACACGTAGGGCAAGGCACAGTGCTCTCTGGCCACACAATAACCACGGCCTGCACTCACTGGAGGATTGGCTGTGCTAAGCTGAGAGGGACGATGAGATGGTGTCACAACAGGCTATGGTCATACTTCACAACATGTTTAAAAGGATAATGTCACCATCGTTCTGGTGTGTTTGCATGGCTTCTCAGTGCAGGTGTACGTTGTCCATCAGATGGGCATCCCAATCATCTGCATTTAGATGAGacttagggcggcaggtagccactGTTAGAGCTACGGGTAGCCTTGCGGTGAGAGCGTAGAAACAGCAACCGAAAGGTCGCTTGTTCGAATACTCACGCCGATCAGGTGAAAAATCCATCaatgtgcccatgagcaaggcacttaaccttcaTTTGCACCAGGAGCGCCATActtctatggctgaccctgtaaaacaacacatttcactgcacctatcctgtgtatgtgacaataacatatatttttatgttttgTTCATATGCATATTTTTGGAACTGGGACCCTTACACTCTCTTtctcagacacacacgcacgcacacagccaCTTGCACTTCCTTCCTTTGTGTAACGCTCAGGGGACTGCTGCATGCTCTGTTTCCGTCTGTCCATGTCTTTCTCTTGTTTTTCTCTTTCGGTCTCTTCTCTTAGTGCCTGTTTTTCATGTTCTCTCTCAACAGCTCTCTATCTCTCGGTCTCTCGCTGCCTGTTTTACatgttctctctttttctctctaactcactctctatctctagcTGCTTTGTTTTCATGGtggtatctctctcgctctctctctctctgtgttttttttttcttcttcgtgCCCACAGGCGTTTACAACAGAGCTACCCACGTGCACTACCCAAGAGCTGTACCGTATCTCCACCAAGCAAAACAAGATCACTTTTGATAACGAAATGAGTCAATGGTGCATgacaacatgtacagttgaagtcggaagtttacatacaccttagccaaatacatttaaactcagtttttcacaattcctgacatttaatcagagtaaaaattccctgttttaggtcagttaggatcaccactttattttaagaatgtgaaatgtcagaataatagtagagcgaatgatttatttcagcttttatttctttcatcactcacattcccaatgggtcaaaagtttagtatttggtagcattgcctttaaattgtttaacttgggtcaaacgtttcgggtagccttccagaagcttcccacaataagttgggtgaattttggcccatttcctcgtgacaaagctggtgtaactgagtcaggtttgtaggcctccttgctcgcacacgctttttcagttctgcccataaatcttctataggattgaggtcagggctttgtgatggccactgtgataccttgactttgttgtccttaagcctttttgccacaactttggaagtatgcttggggtcattgtccatttggaagacccatttgcaaccaagctataacttcctgactgatgtcttgagatgttgcttcaatgtatccacattttctttcctcatgatgccatctattttgtgaagtgcaccagtccctcctgcagcaaagcacccccacaacatgatgctgccactcccgtgcttcacggttgggatggtgttcttcggcttgcaagcctcccccttttccctccaaacataacgatggtcattatggccaaaaagtatttttgtttcatcagaccagaggacatttctccaaaaagttcgatttttgtccccatgtgcagttgcaaaacgcagtctggcttttttatggtggttttggagtggcttcttccttgctgagcggcctttcaggttatgtcgatataggactcgttttactgtggatatagatacttttgtacccgtttcctccagcatcgtcacagggtcctttgctgctgttctgggattgatttgcacttttcgcacccaagtacgttcatctctaggagacagaatgcgtctccttcctgagcggtatgacggctgcgtcccatggtgtttatacttgcgcactattgtttgtacagatgaacgtggtaccttcaggcgtttggaaattgctcccaaggatgaaccagacttgtggaagtcttggctgatttcttttgattttcccatgatgtcaagcaaagaggcactgagtttgaaggtaggccttgaaatacatccacaggtccacctccaattgactcaaattatgtcaattagcctatcagaagctcctaaagccatgacatcattttctggaattttccaagctgtttaaaggcacagtcaacttagtgtatgtaaacttctgactcactggaattgtgatacagtgaaataatctgtctgttaacaattgttggaataattacttgtgtcatgcacaaagtagatgtcctaaccgacttgccaaaactatagtttgttaacaagaaatttgtggagtggttgaaaactgagttttaatgactccaacatatgtaaacttccgacctcaactgtatgtgtctggctagactgtaaactctccctccagactcatattaagcatctccaatcaaaaattaaatctagaatcggcatcctatttcgcaacaaagcctccttcactcacgctgccaaacataccctcgtaaaactgactatcttaccaatcctcgacttcggcaatgtcatttacaaaatagccttcaccACTACTCAGACTGCGTCCAGtttgctatcacagtgccatccattttgtcaccaaagccccatataccatccaccactgcgacctgtatgctctcgtcggctggccctcgctacatattcgtcgccagacccactggctccatgtcatctataagtctttcctAGGTAAAGCTctgtcttatctcagctcactggtcaccataacaacacccacccgtagcacgcgctccagcaggtatatctcactggtcatccccaaagccaacacctctttggccgcctttccttccagtggcagcagagaaatgactggaacgaattgcgaaaatcactgaagttggagacttatatctccctcactaactttaagcatcagctatctgagtagcttaccgatcgctgcagctatacacatcccatctgtaaatagcccatccaactacctacctcatccccgtattgtttttatttactttttttgttgctcttttgcacaccagtatttctacttgcacatcatcatctgcacatctatcaccagtgttaatttgctaaattgtaattacttggctactaaggcctatttattgccttacctccttactccatttgctcACATcgtgtatatagatttttctattgtgttattgactgtacttttgtttatcccatgtgtaactctgtgttgtttattgtcacactgctttgctttgtcttggccaggtcgcagttgtaaataagaacttgtcaactggcctacctcgttaaataaagctgaaatttaaaaaaacacataaaaaaaaaaccagtgatgtcaaaaacatgatttttctgtgttttatatacagaaccagtcaaaagtttggacacctactcattctagggtttttcttttttttggactattttctacattctataataatagtgaagacattaacacatggaatcatgtggtaacaaaaaaagtgttggtTAGGGCGACAAATCAAaattagattctttaaagtagccaccctttgccttgacagctttgcgccctcttggtgttctctcaaccagcttcatggggaataaaggagttcccacatgctgagcacttgttggctgcttttccttcgctctgctgtccaactaatcccaaaccatttcaattgggttgaggtcgggtgattgtggaggccaggtcatctgatgcagcactccatcactctccttcttggtcaaatagcacctacacagcctggaggtgtgttttgggtcattgttctgttgaaaaacaaatgatagtcccactaagcacaaaccagatgggatgccatatcgctgcagaatgctgtggtagccatgctggttaagtgtgccttgaattctaaataaatcacagacagtgtcaccagcaaagcaccatcacaccacctcctccatgcttcagggtgggaagttccttggtgtccacatcaccaacgatctatcatggtccaaacacaccaagacagttgtgaagagggcatgacaaaaccttttccctctctggagactgaaaagatttggcatgtgtcccctGATCCTCAaagctctacagctgcaccatcgagagcatcctgaccagttgcatcaccgcctggtatggcaactgctcggcatctgaccataaggcgctgcAGAGGATAgcgcgtacagcccagtacatcaccggggccaagcttcctgcaatccaggatcCATATAATAggcatgtcagaggaaagcccataaaattgtcagattCCAGTCacgcaagtcatagactgttttctctgctaccgcaccaGCGGTACTGgcgtgccaagtctaggaccaaaaggctccttaacagcttctacccccaagccataagactactgatcAACTAATCAAATGCCCACCCTGActattacattgacacccccccccccccccatttgtttggtacactgctgctatttgctgtttattgtctatgcatagtcacttcacccctacctatatgtataaatacctctaacctgtacccccgcacacttgACTCGGTacgggtaccccctgtatatagcctcgttattgtgttacttttatttcgtagttttgatgtcttcactattattctacaatgtagaaaataggcaaaataaagagaaaccctggaatgagtaggtgcgtcaacttttgactggtgctgtatatttccacactgatgTTGGAATAATACAGCGATATTGTGAAAATGACGACAATTCTCTATTGGCGTAAGAGCTGTTTTTAAAAAGACCacctggaatttcagcctgttttggtgggatggagttgtttccaacctctctgccaataacagctagttttcagttttccctccccacttagaccactcctagacagtcctagctaaattcttgcttgacaaATTGCTCTTTgccaagaagctatttttgtttctttttgacaattttaattgaaaacaatgacAGTAAGGCACTACATTTTTACCCCAAAATGATTGGATATTGAAATAAAAACGTCTGCGTTGGACTGTTTTTGTTAAGTAACTCAAGTTAAACGTGCTTGGATTTAATACAGTACTGTATGCGCTACATGTTGTGGGGCTTTCTGACTGTGGGAAGGAGAGTGAACatgcagtagcggtgcgtgggtaaaatcactggggaagccccatcccccccaaaaaacattacaACCTACGTGGAAAGATGAAATTGTGTTTGCTCTATTACCtattagttcatatgccttgtgaCTGTGAGATGGGTAGGTCTCACTGTCTACTGTTCATTTGTTTAAACTCTGACCCACCCATTTAATTCACAGTAAATCATCACTGAAATGGTAGCTAAATTATTCTCACATTTCTACACTGTATATGGTATCTTTGCACTGGCACAAGGgagaattattttttatttttttgtagttcaaacgtttggggtcacttagaaatgttatttacattttctttcaaaaataaggacatcaaattgatcagaagacattgttaatgttgtaaatgactattgtagctggaaacggtttatatttttttttaatggaatatctacataggcgtacagaggcccattatcatcaaccatcactcctgtgttctaatggcacgttgtgttagctaatccaagtttatcattttaaaaggctaattgagcattagaaaacccttttgcaattatgttagcacagctaaaaacttgttctgatttaaaggagcaataaaactgtccttttttagaccagttgagtatctggagcattagcatttgtgggttcgattataggctagaaacaaagaacattcttctgaaactcgtcagtgtattcttgttctgaaaaattaAAGCTATtcccatgcaagaaattgccccaaacttttgaacggtagtgtgtgatATACACCTATGGCCGAAACAATaggaagacacagtggcagaataaattcaaccacacctttgttttttcacaaaaccggatagcaacctctctccagtgaagtccacaaagcattttgtatgtacagtaacagacagttacgtgacctacagcatggtcaagcaagttaatgtttcctaCATTTTCGTACCACTAAAcatctattgatttagaaccacagagagttaccacaagtcacaaagaaaacagaagctgcctccactattccagcactatttcaacatcatcaaatcatctATGCTATCACCTATGTTAGAACCATGGACACCTATGTTAAAAGattccaaaaacaatttagttcaacgtaagctaaatatgatgtccATTGTTCTAATTTCTTGTGTGTGCGTTCGTTCGTTGAAGTACATTTTTTTTTGGACTCACCCTGCcgtcctctctttcatgttgacaaaaCGGTCTATGGCTGTCATACAGGAAATGCTTTTATTTTTGTTATTGTCCTAGGCTActtaggctagcaagcaagcattttagccaacttcctttcatgggcaacgttagctagttaacattagccttctacatctagctacatattgaacttccatcctctcaggccaggggaacagtgtatgaatttatggttggatcagaatcgccacggtaatccaaatccctatctccatccatggctaatttaggaaagggacaattttaactagctcgctagctaacggaggacaacaagatgcaacaattcaagttttttttttatcagtgaCGTTTTGCTGTCGACGTGATtagagtgaagccaaatccaaactgactTCActtgactttttgttgttgttgggtgtGCCAGGACCAATCACAGTTGAGtacactcagtttagctcaacgctgattgacTATTGTTTTATACTTTTATATCAAGGGAGGCTAAATGGTCACTGACTTCCCTTGCATTCAGTGCTAAGGTCGGCAACAGTCATACTATTTTTGAATGTTTTGTAGAAGCCCGGCTTCCCTTGGcctccatgaatacacgccacggTGAATGTCTGCTTGAGGAAGATGACTCAAAGATGACTCAAAGTGAAAGAGCCGTTCTCCCTCGACGGATAGGTGTCCCTTCACACTAGTGTGTATGTGATAGAGGGAGACGGAAGAACGTGATGGGTTATGATGTCGCATTTTATTTGGTATTTATTCtacttgtttatttttttcttctcatctctaacattattcccccccccccatcttcaaCAGACTCTCTCGCTTGCCCTCTTccaatctcccccccccccatactcttttctcctccctctctctccctcgggaGAAGCGATTCTGCCTGCTGCTCGTTAGTGCTCCTAGCCAATCTGCATTTTTAATTAGCACTTATTGCTTCTGCTTAATATTCAAGTGCGACCCCCGGGCCAAATGGGAATCCTTACAAAAAAAGAGAGCGAATGAGAAACTGTCTGGGTATTGTGTTTCACTCCAGGACCCCGAGATAAAATTCCCCCCCTCTGGGAGAGATTTGGAGGGTTAGGGGAGGCTGAGGGGTGGGAGGATGGGTCTGAAGTACAATCCAAGGGGTGACATTTTTGTGGTGTTTCTCGACCGGCACTGCTACatccttattttttttatttttttatctttctCTTTTATCTTTCTCATCTTATCAACTTCTCTCCTACTCTACTCATCTCTTCGAGCTAAGTTAAAGGATGCGTCTACCATGTCTCCTATCCTCTCCAggcaaagagatggagagagagaaagagttgatTTCTTTTTCATCTTTTCTTTCCTCCCCCTCCAGATAAATACATAAGGATTTTGACTTCAGGAAACAAGAAAGAGGCTTATACCAGAATCGGCTTTGAACCATTACAAAAAAATAgaacagtccccccccccctcaatttgAGGATCTTCTTTCCAATTTAGATTTATGCAAAAAGGCCTCATTTTGTCAAGCTGGCTGAGTCAGTCCCTGATTTACATAAAGCCTTCGTTTTCTCGGTTCCGCTAATTAGCAATTTGCAGCTTAATTGGAGAGTGGTTCTCGGTTAAGAGACAAAGCTAACCACGTTTAAAAAATGTCTCCAGATGTACTTAACTATCCATCTCCCCTTTCTGCTGGCCTCCGTCTCTGTCCTTCCTTTTTTTAATCTTTCATATTTTTCATCTTTCATCTCTCCCTTGCTTCTGGTCCAATCAACAGCCGTTCGCTATCTGTGTGTCCTTCTCTCCTTGGCTTCTGTCTCAAGAAGGAAGAGAGGCAGGAAGaatgcattttttaaaatatttatttttgaaCTTCAGACTACCTTGTCCTGTGGACCTGACCCAGAGAATGTTAAGCATCTTCCCTCTTGCTGTAGTCGTTCACTCTTCACTGACTGAACAAGTTTAGTTTCTCTGCACCTAACCATTGCCCTAACCAGACTGCCTTTTCATGCTGTGTTTTCTTTTATATTCTAGCTATCCACAATAGTTCCCACTGTCTGATGTGTGCTGTTTTAATAAAACCTATTGAGAACCCTTACATTCTTTCAGATCAAGAAAATGTTTGGCTTGTTTACTAACTGTTTGTTGTTTCTGTAACAGAAGAGCCATCCTGCTTTACCTGccagctgtgtgagtgtgtgttgccCTCTGCCTGGGCCCTGCTCCAACACGCCCAGCACACACACTCCTTCAGCATCTACCAGGAGGAcggggagagggatgaggaggagcagATGGGAAGAGGGGGTCACCAGCACTCCAAACCTGCAGCCACCCTGGATCCCTGTCAACTGAGCCAAACCCTGGCCACCGCCTTCCACCCTTCCGTTCTGCGTCTGCCCCACATCTTCCGTCCACGCCAGAACCACAGGCCAGCTTCTCAGGCCAGCTCCACCCCTTCCTCCAGAGAACGACAGGCCCTCAACTTCTGTCTGAGGGAGCTGGCTGAGGGCGGTAACACCACTGCTGGTGTTCTGGTCCCCTCTCCGTCCCCCCCGGCCGCCTCTTCCTTCCCCCAGTGCGGGCCCATCCAGGCGGGGTTTCCCTGTGAGTTGTGTGGCCAGAGCTTCCATTCTCTACGAAGCCTTTCAGCCCACCGGAGGACCCACGCATGTGAGCGGCCCTACCACTGTGGCTTGTGTGACCAGGCCTTTGCCCAGAGTGGTCAGCTGGCTCGCCACATGAGGAGTCACCGCAGAGAGACGGGCGTGGGTAGAGGAATGGGCTACGAGGAGGTGGGGCTGGTAGGGGAGGATGAGGTAGGTCGGCAGGGGATGAGGAGATTTGTAATGCAGGGTGCAGGAGAGGGGGTGTTGAGTGGAGcaccaggagagagggagacctcTGAGGTGGACCTGTCCCTGTCCAAGCATCACTCCCAAGACTCTGGACTgatccttctctcctcccagcCTGGAGGTCCAGACATGAGCCTGCTCAGGCTGTTCCAACCCCAGGGAGAGGCGGCGGACGATGAGGTGGAGGGACAAGAGGAGCCCCAGCACGCGTCCCCCTGCGCCAGCCCCTCAGAGGGGTCACTGGAAAGCGGAGAGACTGGGGGCAGTGGGGAGAGTGGCATTGCCAGCGGAAACTGCACCCCCAAACGgccggagagggaggacagggctcAGGTAGGAGGGGAGTGGGAGAGCGAGCGGGACGGAGAGATGGCGGATGGCGAGAAGGAGTGGCTTGCAGGCGGGAGCAGCGAGGTGGTCCAGGAGTGGCAGAGGGAGAGCGAACGGAGAGGAGGAAACGGCGTCATCAGCAGTAACAGTGGTAACAATGACGGGGGTTcagggaagaagaagaaggaggaggccTGTGAGTACTGTGGGAAACAGTTCCGGAACAGCAGCAACCTGACGGTACACCGGCGCAGCCACACTGGAGAACGACCCTACCAGTGTGGCCTGTGCAGCTACGCATGCGCCCAGAGCTCCAAGCTCACACGCCACATGAAGACCCACGGCGCCCACGGGGCCCGCGCCCCATTCCTGTGCCAGCTGTGCGGGGTGCCCTTCACTGTGTACGCCACCCTGGAGAAACACCTGAAGAAGGTGCACGGGCTGAGCCATGCCAGCGTCGGGACCTACACCCAGGCCAGCGCAGCTGATGTCAACTGGGCCCTTGTCAAAATGGATGACAGGGTGGTCATCAAGATGGAGGTGGATGAAGCCAGTACGGACCAGACAGAAAACAACATGGCTGCCATGGAGATGGGATTGGAGGCTGAGGAGAACCAGAAAGGGGAGATGGATGGTACTGTCAGCCCAGCCGTAGTGGAGGAAAGTGTGGGTGAGCTTTCTACTGAAGGCAGTGCGGACGTGGGCTTGGCGTAAACTTCTGGTCCACTTTAGCCGTCATATCACACTTTTGTACACTGACCAAGACATTCAAAAGCACTGGCTTGGACTGTCACTCATTCCAACCACTTTGACCAACATAAATATCCATAGAATTGTAGTGAACCTTTCCTAGCACTCAACTGGGAATCAGTTCATACTGGAATCTAGGTACCAACCCTGCTCTCCTCTTAATTCCCTATCTATGCAATGCTGAGGTACATCACGTCTCGCCCGAGCTGATAATTAGCATATGCAAACCCGCCTACTTAGACCACAGCACAAAACCCTGACATGCAATGGAAAGGGAGGGCGGCAAATGGGACTTGAGAACAGGAAGTCAACCACCACAGTCCACCAGAAACACAGGAAGTTGATCACCCTGCTCCAGCACAATATAGGAAGTGGACACCAGTGGTCAATTGATTGGTTCACTCAGTCAACATACTAATGATGATTACCAATCAGAACTGTCAAATGTAGAAAGCAAAAAAAGGCttgtaattatttttatttttttatatctaGTGGCATGAGATTGCTATGATAGTGAGGCTTTCATATCCTGTTCTGTTGCTGTGGTGACAACTGGCAGGGTGGTTGTCATGCTCTAATTCATCCACAGACTTGTTGTTTGGACAGAGATGGGGTCAAAGGGGAAACAGACCCAAACACAGGTTGCCTGCAGTTTCTCAGTATCCTTTTTAAATGTGCTTTTGTCACAACACTTGCCACTTAACGTAAAGTTTACAATGCTCGCGAAGGCCCGGCAAAGTTCTGTTGTTCCTCTGTGTGTATGGATGTTATTTTTATTAATGTGTATAAATCTCATCTGCTGAAGTTTTCCTAGCTTAGCTGCTAAGCATAAAAAAACTGCCATTTAACTTCAAATGAAACAGGTTTGGAGTTATTTCCTTTTGTACGTTGTAATTGGGGTATCTTTTTCTTTCCTTTGTTTACATTCATAAAACGCTGAACCCCTTGAAGCTTACGTATGCATGTTTTGCTGCCATTGGAAATGTGTCCTTTATTTATGGGCACTGCATGTTAGTGGTTGGCAAATGAAACTACAGGTTGGAGAGCTATAGTAAATGGCTTGTTGATGGGTGGGAGAGTTTTGTGGGTAACACTGTGTGTGCAGGGAAATTATTTGGTAACACTTGACTTGAACTTTCGGTCAAATGCCTCGCTAACTATAACCGAAACATGACAAGCTGTTTTATTTGCTTGGAAACGGAGCCTGTGCCTGCGACAACGATGCACGCAGCGGAAGGCAAGATAACTGTGGCTAACCTTTTAGCTGTAGTGGCTGAGAACATGGTTTGAGTGAAGTGTCACCAACTATTTTGTGACTACTGTGacttacattattattattattattgatgtCAAT from Salmo trutta chromosome 26, fSalTru1.1, whole genome shotgun sequence includes the following:
- the LOC115162959 gene encoding B-cell lymphoma/leukemia 11B, with the translated sequence MSRRKQGSRPQHLSAIQDAPEPSDTGVPSLLEEWGSLPQVRGREESRDLLTCGQCDQAFPLARILAFIQHKQGGCHSRNHDPNTHTPPSPANRTQQRGVVTQVEAGFVELRRVTDRSRGEEHSVKVAPKRTEEPSCFTCQLCECVLPSAWALLQHAQHTHSFSIYQEDGERDEEEQMGRGGHQHSKPAATLDPCQLSQTLATAFHPSVLRLPHIFRPRQNHRPASQASSTPSSRERQALNFCLRELAEGGNTTAGVLVPSPSPPAASSFPQCGPIQAGFPCELCGQSFHSLRSLSAHRRTHACERPYHCGLCDQAFAQSGQLARHMRSHRRETGVGRGMGYEEVGLVGEDEVGRQGMRRFVMQGAGEGVLSGAPGERETSEVDLSLSKHHSQDSGLILLSSQPGGPDMSLLRLFQPQGEAADDEVEGQEEPQHASPCASPSEGSLESGETGGSGESGIASGNCTPKRPEREDRAQVGGEWESERDGEMADGEKEWLAGGSSEVVQEWQRESERRGGNGVISSNSGNNDGGSGKKKKEEACEYCGKQFRNSSNLTVHRRSHTGERPYQCGLCSYACAQSSKLTRHMKTHGAHGARAPFLCQLCGVPFTVYATLEKHLKKVHGLSHASVGTYTQASAADVNWALVKMDDRVVIKMEVDEASTDQTENNMAAMEMGLEAEENQKGEMDGTVSPAVVEESVGELSTEGSADVGLA